The Tautonia plasticadhaerens nucleotide sequence CGATGCCGACGTGGGCGACCTCGCCGGTGTCGAGGCGGAGCGTGGAGGACGTGGCGGCGGTGGGGCGGACGACGCGGGTCTTCTTCTTGGTCGCGGTCATGGCCGGGGTCTCTGGAAAGGGGACGAGCGTGTCACTCGCTCAAGTCTGCCTTCCGAACGCCTCCGGCCTTCATGCTATCTTTTTGCCCGGCCGGGATCGCTCCCGACGGGCTCGTCGCTGTTCCGATGCCAGGAAGCCGTAGGCCAGCATCACCAGGCAGGCGTGGTGGTGGAAGCCCCGCCAGGAGCGGCCCTCGAAGTGATCCAGGCCCAACTCCTCCTTCATCTGCTGGTAGCCCTGCTCCACCGGCCAGCGGCTCTTCCAGAGCCGCACCGCCTTGATCCGGCTAGTGGTCGTCCGCTATTGAGTTGCCGGGTATAGTCGGTGCAGTTTGATCCGGGCATCCGCCGTGGTGAACTGCCACCGAATGCCCACCATCCGCTCGTTGCGGTCCTCCTCCCACGCCGCGACCTCCCGCTTCAGTTCCTCGCTCGACCCGATCCGCCGGTCCAGGCACTGCCTCGCCAGCACCGACAGCTCGATCTCCGCCATGTTCAGCCAACTCCCGTGCTTCGGCGTGTGGTGGATCTCCAACTTCCCGGCGATCCGACGGGCCCGCTCCGGCGGGAACGCCTCGTACAGCGAGGCGATCTTGTGCGTGTTCAGGTTGTCCATCACCAGCACGACCTTCTCCGCCTCCTCGTGCACCTCCTCCACCAGCCAACGCACCACCTCGGCGAAGTCCAACGCCGTCCGACGCTCGGTGACGTGGACCGCACGCCACCCCAGCAGCGGCATCGTCACCATGAACAGGTTGGCCGTCCCGTTGCGGACGTATTCGTGATCGAACCGCTCGAGCCGCCCTGGCGCTGCCGGGATCGGCACGACCGTCTCGCCGATCAGTTGCTTGCTCGCCTCGTCGAGGCAGACCAGCGGTCGCGTCTCGTCGTAGGGCCGGTGGTAGACCTCCAGCACGTCCTCCATCGCCGCCACGAACTCGGCGTTCGCCTCCGGCGGGATGCACCACTGCTGCTTCAGATGCGGCCTCAGTTCGCTTTTTTCAAAGAGCGGCGCACCGTCTCGTCGGAGATCGAGGGGACGATCTCCAACTCGACGAGCTTGTCGGCCAGCAATCGCATCGTCCAGGCCTTGCGGCCGTCGGGGGGCTCCGAGCAGGCCAGGGCGATCAACTTCGCCTCGGCCCGGCCGTCGAGGGCCCGCTGGCGGCTGGGACGGGCCTGCGTCTTGCGGACCAGGGCGGCCTCCAGGCCCTGCTCGACGAACCGCTGGCGGACCCGCTCGATGGTGGCGACAGAGACCTCGACGGCCTCGGCGATGCGGTCGTCGGGCCAGGCGGGCCCGCCCTCGGCGGCATC carries:
- a CDS encoding IS630 family transposase (programmed frameshift), whose translation is MKKYIVTLTADERQALLDLISAGKASALKLAHARILLKADAAEGGPAWPDDRIAEAVEVSVATIERVRQRFVEQGLEAALVRKTQARPSRQRALDGRAEAKLIALACSEPPDGRKAWTMRLLADKLVELEIVPSISDETVRRSLKKGELRPHLKQQWCIPPEANAEFVAAMEDVLEVYHRPYDETRPLVCLDEASKQLIGETVVPIPAAPGRLERFDHEYVRNGTANLFMVTMPLLGWRAVHVTERRTALDFAEVVRWLVEEVHEEAEKVVLVMDNLNTHKIASLYEAFPPERARRIAGKLEIHHTPKHGSWLNMAEIELSVLARQCLDRRIGSSEELKREVAAWEEDRNERMVGIRWQFTTADARIKLHRLYPATQ